In Spirochaetota bacterium, a single window of DNA contains:
- a CDS encoding SpoIIE family protein phosphatase has protein sequence MKNILSSIEQSVLLRAIEQSPASIVITDTNGIIQYVNPKFESITGYSFKEAIGKNPRILKSGFQPLEFYQHMWDTILKGEVWDGIFHNKRKDGTYFWEHCVIAPVVDEKGTVTHFVAIKEDITEKKQQEEALRKSEEELRKRNEIINKDLEYARRVQHSIINTHVPQFPGLNIYTQYIPYDYVGGDFFTLKAINEKLCVFIADITGHGVPAALFSTVLKYATERLWNDGIIEPDEFLLNLNNELIDVLSGYYFTAVYGVIIPNLKGEFSFHYARCGHPYPMLLSKDTITMLDSSGTILGIHRDISITRRNIPLAKGDRLFLYTDGLIEIEIKGKKDLRFELLHDAIKNSCHLPLADATKEIINTVLKKNPAIDDDIAFIALEVS, from the coding sequence ATGAAAAATATCTTGTCATCAATAGAACAATCCGTTTTACTTAGAGCTATCGAACAAAGCCCTGCCTCAATTGTCATAACCGACACAAACGGCATAATACAGTATGTTAACCCAAAATTTGAATCAATTACTGGATATAGTTTTAAAGAAGCTATAGGTAAAAATCCACGGATACTGAAATCAGGCTTTCAGCCACTTGAATTTTATCAGCACATGTGGGACACTATTCTTAAAGGTGAGGTATGGGACGGCATATTCCATAATAAACGCAAAGATGGTACATATTTCTGGGAGCACTGTGTTATCGCACCGGTAGTTGATGAAAAGGGTACCGTTACGCATTTTGTTGCCATAAAAGAAGATATAACCGAAAAAAAACAACAGGAAGAAGCATTACGCAAAAGCGAAGAGGAGCTTAGGAAGAGAAATGAAATTATTAATAAAGATCTGGAATATGCACGCAGAGTACAGCATTCTATAATCAATACGCATGTTCCCCAATTTCCGGGTTTGAATATCTACACGCAGTATATTCCGTATGATTACGTGGGTGGCGATTTCTTCACTCTCAAAGCTATAAATGAAAAATTATGCGTATTCATAGCTGATATTACAGGTCATGGTGTTCCGGCAGCGTTATTTTCTACAGTATTAAAATATGCAACTGAAAGATTATGGAATGATGGAATAATTGAACCTGATGAATTTTTGCTTAATTTAAATAATGAGCTTATAGATGTACTTTCGGGGTATTATTTTACCGCTGTGTATGGAGTGATTATTCCAAATTTAAAGGGTGAGTTTAGTTTTCATTACGCCCGTTGTGGCCATCCATATCCTATGCTGTTATCTAAAGATACTATTACTATGCTCGATAGCTCCGGTACAATTTTAGGAATTCATAGAGATATCAGCATTACACGCAGAAATATTCCTCTTGCAAAAGGCGATAGATTGTTTTTATACACAGATGGGCTTATAGAAATTGAGATAAAAGGCAAAAAAGATTTACGGTTTGAATTGTTGCATGATGCAATTAAAAACTCATGTCATCTTCCGCTTGCTGATGCAACCAAGGAAATCATCAATACAGTTTTAAAGAAAAATCCAGCAATTGATGATGATATTGCTTTTATTGCACTTGAAGTGTCTTAG
- a CDS encoding TetR/AcrR family transcriptional regulator has product MRKNNRQQILDIARKLFLEFGYNGISIRNIAKRAKLTTGAIYFHFKNKKEIYSTICLEAINTLHRLFIEGMQARRTPAQKLISTYDSYLKFYYEYRDYYNILTEYKAEYDDEPDPHKDEIQKKNLALLEMMAGAFMDGVKKGDFKDLDPKMVAFFLSAVAEGMLQFKKLGVMDAAGISDKNFREFMKIIVGQGIQR; this is encoded by the coding sequence ATGCGAAAGAATAACCGACAACAAATACTTGATATTGCACGTAAACTTTTTCTTGAATTTGGATACAATGGGATATCCATACGCAATATTGCAAAGCGTGCAAAGCTGACAACCGGAGCTATCTATTTCCACTTTAAAAACAAAAAAGAAATTTACAGCACTATTTGCCTTGAAGCCATTAATACATTACACCGGCTATTCATTGAAGGTATGCAAGCACGAAGAACACCTGCCCAAAAGCTGATATCTACTTATGACTCATATCTTAAGTTTTATTATGAATACAGGGATTATTATAACATCTTAACAGAATATAAAGCAGAATACGATGATGAACCTGACCCACATAAAGATGAAATCCAGAAGAAGAATTTAGCACTGCTTGAAATGATGGCAGGAGCGTTCATGGATGGAGTAAAAAAAGGCGACTTCAAGGATTTAGACCCCAAGATGGTTGCCTTCTTTCTGTCTGCAGTTGCAGAAGGCATGCTACAGTTTAAAAAATTAGGCGTGATGGATGCTGCAGGAATTAGCGATAAAAATTTCAGGGAATTCATGAAAATTATCGTTGGTCAGGGAATACAAAGATAA
- a CDS encoding SDR family oxidoreductase — protein sequence MKNLDGKVTLITGGASGIGAAIAHEFGFHGASIAIVDIDKKALQKQVALLQSKNIPVIGIQCDIASEKQCSVAIAKIIKKCGGIDILVNNAGITQRSLFVDTHTKVFRKVMDVNFFGALYCTKAAVHSIIERKGVIVVITSIAGIAPLYGRTGYSASKHALHGLFESLRSELTHYGVHVMMVCPSFTQTNLQLRALSGNGSVNISKRAVVGKEATPDTVAKAVYKGIIKRKRTLVLTPVGKLSYIVARVFPCLYEKLMIDSVKKEFQ from the coding sequence ATGAAGAACTTAGATGGTAAAGTCACACTTATTACAGGTGGTGCAAGTGGCATTGGTGCTGCAATTGCACATGAGTTTGGCTTTCACGGTGCATCGATAGCAATAGTCGATATTGATAAAAAAGCTCTGCAGAAACAGGTTGCTCTATTGCAGAGTAAAAATATACCTGTGATTGGTATACAGTGTGATATTGCTTCAGAAAAACAATGCTCAGTAGCTATCGCCAAAATAATAAAAAAATGTGGTGGAATTGATATTTTGGTTAACAATGCCGGCATAACGCAACGAAGCCTTTTTGTTGATACTCACACTAAAGTATTCCGTAAAGTAATGGATGTAAATTTTTTTGGTGCTCTCTACTGTACAAAAGCAGCAGTTCATAGTATTATTGAAAGAAAAGGAGTCATTGTAGTGATTACAAGCATTGCCGGCATTGCACCACTTTACGGCAGGACAGGGTACAGTGCAAGCAAACATGCACTTCATGGATTATTTGAAAGCCTGCGGTCTGAGCTTACGCACTACGGTGTGCATGTGATGATGGTATGCCCAAGCTTTACGCAGACAAACCTTCAGTTGAGAGCTCTTTCGGGAAATGGGTCGGTTAATATCAGTAAAAGGGCAGTGGTTGGTAAAGAAGCTACGCCTGATACTGTGGCCAAAGCTGTGTACAAAGGCATTATAAAACGAAAACGAACGCTTGTACTTACGCCTGTGGGCAAACTGAGTTATATTGTGGCAAGGGTATTTCCTTGCCTGTATGAAAAATTAATGATTGATAGTGTTAAAAAAGAATTTCAGTAA
- a CDS encoding cyclase family protein, with amino-acid sequence MKIIDLSSTIEPSPPQTPDFLKIDIQYHSHADGAKQVEALLKVPSHLMRNGEGWATETITRLGTHDSTHVDAPWHYNTTIQGKPAPTIDELPLEWFYGNGVKLDMTHKPEGNPVTPEDIEKELQRIHYSIQPNDIVLIQTGMDKYYGQPDYIFRGCGVTYEATVMLYNFGVRVMGIDAWGWDMPLNLQAQKALEANKPGVFWAAHQADLAYSHMERLVNLDKLPSTGFKVACFPLKIKRASAAPARVVAIIE; translated from the coding sequence ATGAAAATAATTGACCTTTCATCAACCATTGAGCCATCACCACCGCAGACACCTGATTTTCTAAAAATTGATATACAATACCACTCGCACGCTGATGGTGCAAAACAGGTTGAAGCGCTCCTGAAAGTACCCTCTCATCTTATGCGAAATGGTGAAGGCTGGGCAACGGAAACCATCACACGACTTGGCACTCATGACAGCACTCATGTTGATGCGCCTTGGCACTATAATACCACAATACAGGGCAAACCTGCCCCCACCATTGATGAGCTTCCACTGGAGTGGTTTTATGGCAATGGCGTTAAACTGGATATGACACACAAACCCGAAGGCAATCCCGTCACTCCAGAAGATATCGAAAAGGAGTTACAACGCATACACTATAGCATACAACCTAATGACATTGTTCTCATACAAACAGGAATGGACAAGTATTATGGACAGCCTGATTACATATTCCGCGGCTGTGGAGTTACCTATGAAGCAACAGTAATGCTTTACAACTTTGGTGTGCGGGTGATGGGGATAGATGCATGGGGATGGGATATGCCACTTAACCTGCAGGCACAAAAGGCATTGGAAGCCAACAAACCAGGAGTGTTCTGGGCTGCACATCAGGCTGACCTTGCTTATTCACATATGGAACGGCTTGTCAACTTAGACAAACTGCCCTCAACTGGATTTAAGGTTGCATGTTTTCCGCTGAAAATTAAACGTGCAAGTGCGGCACCAGCACGTGTAGTTGCAATAATTGAATAA
- a CDS encoding formylglycine-generating enzyme family protein has protein sequence MVDANTLFNILSGNYEMGIVACTVEKLLPLLPPDIKPEYLYHSYPQHIVEVDQFAIAKRYVTVKEFAQFVADTGFVTQAQKDGWSWTWEDRWTKKNGLTWQRPFGIDALDALYMSHSDTMCVLQVSCNDARAYCEYLTAKTGNKVILPTEYMWEAFASVYGVPAMEQCVELSPNKIINLNDYCNVLVTATKKDEIPPGIVWEWTDSYFIGYPGCRPHKEYGTTYVVLRGGSYFSHPLQRTREYRFRRCPTARSPFYTFRICVVPQ, from the coding sequence ATGGTTGATGCCAATACATTATTTAATATACTGTCAGGAAACTATGAAATGGGTATTGTGGCATGCACTGTTGAAAAGTTATTACCTCTTTTGCCACCTGATATAAAACCTGAGTATCTGTATCATTCATATCCGCAGCATATAGTGGAAGTAGATCAATTTGCTATTGCAAAGCGCTATGTTACCGTAAAAGAATTTGCACAATTTGTTGCTGATACAGGGTTTGTGACACAGGCGCAAAAAGATGGATGGTCGTGGACGTGGGAGGATAGGTGGACAAAAAAGAATGGTCTTACCTGGCAAAGGCCTTTTGGCATTGACGCACTTGATGCACTGTATATGTCACATTCAGATACAATGTGTGTGCTACAAGTAAGCTGCAATGACGCACGTGCATACTGTGAATATCTCACAGCAAAGACAGGTAATAAAGTTATACTTCCCACGGAGTACATGTGGGAGGCGTTTGCTAGTGTGTATGGTGTACCGGCGATGGAACAATGTGTTGAGCTATCGCCCAATAAAATTATAAATCTTAATGATTACTGTAATGTATTAGTTACAGCAACAAAGAAAGATGAAATACCACCCGGGATCGTGTGGGAGTGGACCGATAGTTACTTTATAGGCTATCCTGGTTGCCGGCCACATAAGGAATATGGAACCACTTATGTGGTGCTTCGTGGTGGCTCGTATTTTAGTCATCCATTGCAGAGGACGCGAGAATACCGCTTCAGGCGATGTCCTACTGCACGAAGCCCCTTTTACACCTTTAGAATTTGTGTTGTGCCACAGTAA
- a CDS encoding carbon starvation protein A yields MNAITLMVIAIALFILAYTFYGRLIAKLLGIDPARQTPAHTMYDGIDYVPAKAPVLLGHHFASIAGAAPIIGPIVAATFGWIPVAIWIFIGGIFMGAVHDFSALIASVRHGGRSIGEVIEEQIGSRGKFFFLIFSWSTLVLVIAVFIIVVSKTFEEIPAAASSSCLFIFVAILFGYLLYKLKLSLSLATIIGVILLAASLYIGYIYPVQLTAMQWSYFLMIYIFIASVTPVWILLQPRDYLNSFILYALIILGILSIIIAKPEISLPAFSGLHAPQLGYLFPILFVTVACGAISGFHSLVASGTSAKQLNNEMDARIVGYGGMLIEATLAVVALITAAMLAKENYIQMKTNPVAIFSHSLGNMMTLLGIPYDAGKTFASLAVSAFALTSLDTATRLARFAWQELYYDKDMSDHQQSLFYKNRYAATIVAVIVAGILVISGQGLKIWPLFGSANQLLAALALLAVTVWLTRLKRSTWFVKIPMIFMFVITLSALAIMVYHNFISAHYIVSGIAALLFILAIFLAYEAAISLKASKQ; encoded by the coding sequence ATGAATGCCATTACGTTAATGGTTATTGCCATAGCATTATTTATACTGGCATATACTTTCTATGGGAGGCTGATTGCAAAGCTTTTAGGTATTGACCCTGCACGTCAAACTCCTGCCCATACCATGTATGATGGTATTGATTATGTTCCAGCAAAAGCGCCAGTGCTATTGGGACACCATTTTGCCTCTATTGCTGGTGCTGCTCCTATCATTGGGCCGATAGTTGCTGCTACATTTGGCTGGATACCTGTTGCGATATGGATATTCATTGGTGGTATATTTATGGGTGCGGTTCATGACTTTAGTGCATTAATTGCATCAGTGCGCCATGGTGGCAGGTCAATTGGCGAAGTAATAGAGGAGCAGATAGGCTCACGAGGGAAGTTTTTCTTTCTTATATTTTCATGGTCAACGCTTGTACTTGTGATTGCAGTTTTTATTATTGTGGTTTCAAAAACATTTGAAGAAATACCTGCCGCAGCCAGTTCTTCATGCCTGTTCATTTTTGTTGCTATACTATTTGGATACCTTTTATATAAATTAAAACTATCATTATCTTTAGCCACAATTATTGGCGTCATACTGCTGGCGGCTTCTTTATATATAGGCTACATATATCCAGTTCAACTTACTGCAATGCAGTGGTCGTACTTCTTGATGATATATATTTTTATTGCATCGGTGACTCCAGTGTGGATATTGCTGCAACCACGAGATTATCTTAATTCTTTCATATTGTATGCACTTATAATTTTAGGCATCTTAAGTATTATTATAGCAAAACCAGAAATCAGTTTACCTGCATTTTCAGGCCTTCATGCTCCGCAGTTAGGATATCTTTTCCCTATTTTGTTTGTAACCGTTGCATGTGGCGCTATTTCTGGGTTTCATTCGCTGGTGGCATCTGGAACAAGCGCCAAGCAACTCAACAACGAAATGGATGCACGCATTGTTGGATATGGCGGCATGCTCATTGAAGCAACTCTTGCTGTAGTTGCACTCATCACTGCTGCTATGCTGGCAAAAGAAAATTATATTCAAATGAAAACAAACCCTGTTGCAATATTTTCCCACAGTCTTGGAAACATGATGACGTTACTAGGAATACCGTATGATGCTGGTAAAACGTTTGCATCGCTTGCAGTATCAGCATTTGCACTCACATCACTTGACACTGCAACCCGCCTTGCACGATTTGCCTGGCAGGAATTATATTATGATAAAGATATGTCTGATCATCAACAATCATTATTTTATAAAAACCGCTACGCAGCAACCATTGTAGCTGTTATAGTAGCTGGCATTCTTGTCATAAGCGGGCAGGGATTGAAAATATGGCCACTATTTGGCTCTGCTAACCAACTGCTTGCTGCATTAGCTCTGCTTGCTGTAACTGTATGGCTCACAAGGCTCAAACGCTCAACCTGGTTTGTAAAAATACCTATGATATTTATGTTTGTAATAACATTGAGTGCTCTTGCAATAATGGTGTATCACAATTTTATTAGCGCACATTATATAGTGTCAGGAATTGCAGCATTATTATTTATATTAGCAATATTCTTAGCATACGAAGCAGCTATCAGTCTTAAAGCATCAAAACAATAA
- the ispG gene encoding flavodoxin-dependent (E)-4-hydroxy-3-methylbut-2-enyl-diphosphate synthase, producing MNYTRRKTLTVYAGSLAIGGDAPVSVQSMTNIPIRQVKETIQQIQKLQEEGAQLVRLALRTEDDAQYITQIKKEVAVPLCADIHFNYKIALKAIDNGIDKLRINPGNIGSKDNVITLVNAARERNIPIRIGVNSGSVDIKKYGQVNPHTLVSSAMEHVHILEDCGYTNIVVSIKSSDLLQTIEANRLFASKRNYPIHIGLTEAGYGTDCIIASSMVIGTLLYEGIGDTIRVSMTGDPVNEVKVAKRILEIGGFRFSPFTIIACPTCGRTDTKLDILDLTQRVEEMLISRFQKELIQQQKHITVAIMGCEVNGPGEARHADVGIAGARDGRVVLFAKGQKKKIVTADKAVKAIEDEVAKLLYP from the coding sequence ATGAATTACACACGCAGAAAAACTCTTACTGTCTATGCAGGCAGTTTGGCTATTGGTGGCGATGCACCTGTGTCGGTACAGTCAATGACCAATATCCCAATACGCCAGGTAAAAGAGACAATTCAGCAAATTCAGAAGTTGCAGGAAGAAGGTGCACAGCTGGTACGACTGGCATTGCGCACTGAGGACGATGCACAGTACATAACGCAGATTAAAAAAGAAGTTGCAGTACCACTGTGTGCGGATATTCACTTTAACTATAAAATTGCTCTCAAAGCTATTGATAACGGAATTGATAAACTGCGAATTAATCCCGGCAATATTGGAAGCAAGGACAATGTCATCACACTTGTGAATGCAGCGCGTGAAAGAAATATTCCCATACGTATAGGTGTCAACTCTGGTTCCGTTGATATAAAAAAATATGGCCAGGTAAATCCGCACACGCTGGTTTCTTCTGCTATGGAGCATGTGCACATTCTTGAGGATTGTGGTTATACTAATATTGTCGTGTCAATTAAATCATCAGATTTGCTGCAGACAATAGAAGCAAACAGGCTCTTTGCATCAAAGCGAAATTATCCCATCCATATAGGCTTAACCGAAGCAGGATACGGCACCGACTGTATCATAGCAAGCAGTATGGTAATTGGCACATTGCTGTATGAAGGCATAGGCGATACCATTCGCGTTTCAATGACTGGGGATCCGGTGAATGAAGTAAAGGTTGCAAAACGCATACTGGAGATAGGCGGTTTTAGATTCAGTCCTTTTACTATAATTGCGTGCCCAACCTGTGGCAGAACCGACACAAAGCTTGACATTCTGGATTTGACCCAACGGGTAGAAGAAATGCTTATATCACGCTTCCAGAAAGAATTAATACAACAGCAAAAGCACATAACTGTTGCAATAATGGGTTGTGAAGTCAATGGTCCAGGTGAGGCACGCCATGCGGATGTGGGTATTGCAGGGGCACGTGATGGCAGGGTAGTGCTGTTTGCAAAGGGTCAAAAGAAAAAAATAGTGACTGCAGATAAAGCTGTAAAGGCAATAGAAGATGAAGTTGCCAAACTGCTATACCCATGA
- the rseP gene encoding RIP metalloprotease RseP, producing the protein MVTLTYIVAAVVLLGLCIFVHELGHLLGGKMVGIKAEVFSIGYGKGFIKKKWGDTTYQITLIPFGGYCKFYGEDPNDQREGKPYEFLSAHPLKRVVTVLMGPLFNLFFGIILFFIMNMHGYPVETNKIYIPEYLTKGEYVSPAYEAGLKTGDIIVAINNEQVTGFTDIQSKVAFSKGRPIIVRVVRGNDSFTVTIAPKKYTKKGYYTIGVMPYGDRVLVMGILDNSPAKKAGLKEMDEIIEANGTQFHSPEEFTQFVRKHPQKELSLTINRGGRLITVPITPITKEVLRIDQFTDMRFPKETYSITVDSLALIQAAADKGKVRINDKVVQSYEQMKDIINASRGAITLHTPGGTYKGIMKFERYGFVGIETAISPENKFIRYGVYDAFVKSLVDPFDFIALNFKGIGMMFSGELDVRQNLSGPIRIAKIAGDTAYYRGVSAFIILMAKISIILMVMNLLPIPMVDGSFILIFLYEAITRRAFSQKLLEKIQMIGFAILVLLGIFVIFNDLSFLPFFKDLF; encoded by the coding sequence ATGGTAACACTTACGTATATTGTGGCAGCAGTTGTTTTATTGGGATTGTGTATTTTTGTTCATGAGTTGGGTCACCTTTTAGGTGGAAAAATGGTAGGCATTAAGGCTGAAGTGTTTTCCATAGGGTATGGCAAGGGCTTTATCAAGAAAAAGTGGGGCGATACAACCTATCAAATAACTCTTATTCCATTTGGTGGCTATTGCAAGTTTTATGGCGAAGACCCAAATGATCAGCGTGAAGGCAAACCATATGAGTTTTTAAGCGCACATCCTCTCAAGCGTGTAGTTACAGTACTTATGGGACCACTTTTTAATTTGTTTTTTGGCATTATACTTTTCTTCATTATGAATATGCATGGCTATCCGGTTGAAACAAACAAAATTTATATTCCCGAATATCTCACTAAAGGGGAGTATGTTTCCCCAGCGTATGAAGCGGGACTTAAAACAGGAGATATTATTGTTGCAATAAATAACGAGCAGGTAACAGGTTTTACGGATATTCAAAGCAAGGTAGCTTTTTCCAAAGGCAGGCCTATCATTGTCAGAGTGGTGAGAGGCAATGATTCATTTACAGTTACTATCGCCCCAAAAAAATACACTAAGAAAGGATACTATACCATTGGTGTGATGCCGTATGGCGACAGGGTTCTTGTTATGGGTATACTTGATAATTCACCAGCTAAGAAAGCAGGCTTAAAAGAAATGGATGAAATCATTGAAGCTAACGGTACACAATTTCACTCGCCCGAAGAATTTACGCAATTTGTACGAAAACATCCACAAAAGGAATTATCCCTGACCATTAACAGGGGTGGCCGTCTTATAACCGTGCCCATTACACCAATAACCAAAGAAGTGCTGCGCATTGACCAGTTTACTGATATGCGATTCCCAAAAGAAACATATTCAATTACCGTTGATTCGTTAGCATTAATACAAGCAGCAGCTGACAAGGGAAAGGTCAGGATTAATGACAAAGTAGTACAATCGTATGAACAAATGAAGGATATCATTAATGCTTCACGGGGTGCAATTACCCTGCACACTCCTGGTGGCACCTATAAGGGTATTATGAAATTTGAACGTTACGGATTTGTGGGAATAGAAACAGCTATTTCCCCTGAAAATAAATTTATTCGGTATGGAGTGTATGATGCGTTTGTGAAATCTCTGGTTGACCCGTTTGATTTTATTGCGCTCAACTTCAAGGGCATTGGAATGATGTTTTCAGGTGAGCTTGATGTGCGGCAGAATTTGTCAGGGCCAATACGTATAGCCAAGATTGCCGGTGATACCGCATACTATCGTGGTGTGTCAGCCTTTATTATTCTAATGGCAAAGATATCAATCATTCTTATGGTAATGAACCTACTTCCCATACCAATGGTTGATGGCAGCTTTATTCTCATCTTTTTATATGAGGCAATTACCCGCCGCGCGTTTAGCCAAAAACTTTTGGAAAAAATTCAGATGATTGGCTTTGCCATACTGGTGCTTTTAGGAATATTTGTTATATTTAATGATTTATCATTTTTGCCTTTCTTTAAGGATTTATTTTAA
- the dxr gene encoding 1-deoxy-D-xylulose-5-phosphate reductoisomerase, with translation MLSRVIILGSTGSIGISTLKVIRQFSSKFVVTGLSCHKNIALLKEQIREFNPQYVAVSDEQTCNSDDFKTLKKEFGSIVFYEGLDGLCQLVTHDADILVVGIVGAAALKPTLEALPHVKRIAIANKETLVMAGDLFLRLLNQYKVELLPVDSEHCAIFTLLDGKQSNSIKRIILTASGGSVRHKPIDALDTVTVEEALMHPTWDMGKKITIDSATLMNKGLEVIEAHYLFSLPYEAIDVIIHPESIVHGMVELVDGTLLAHMSITDMVYPIQKALNYPEVVSNNFGSVDLLQLSTLHFAHPDSTRYPALGLCYEAGKKGGTAPAVLNAANEIAVQAFLHKKIAFTKIVSVVEKVLYRHKCIDNPDLAAIFAADAEARQLALTFI, from the coding sequence ATGCTTTCACGCGTGATAATATTAGGTTCAACCGGTTCTATTGGAATTTCTACTCTTAAAGTGATACGTCAATTTAGCAGCAAATTTGTTGTCACTGGGCTATCGTGCCATAAAAATATAGCACTCTTAAAAGAGCAGATACGTGAATTTAATCCACAGTATGTTGCAGTGAGCGATGAACAAACATGCAACAGTGATGATTTTAAAACCTTGAAAAAAGAATTTGGTTCTATAGTTTTTTATGAAGGACTTGACGGATTATGCCAGCTGGTGACACACGATGCTGATATTCTGGTTGTTGGAATAGTAGGGGCTGCTGCGCTTAAACCAACGCTTGAGGCTTTGCCACATGTAAAACGCATTGCCATTGCAAATAAAGAGACACTGGTAATGGCGGGTGACCTTTTTTTACGTCTTCTTAACCAATATAAGGTAGAACTTTTACCTGTTGATAGTGAACATTGTGCTATATTTACATTGCTGGATGGTAAACAAAGCAATTCCATAAAACGGATAATTTTAACAGCAAGTGGTGGAAGTGTACGCCATAAGCCCATTGATGCTCTTGATACTGTGACGGTAGAAGAAGCACTAATGCACCCTACCTGGGACATGGGCAAAAAGATAACAATAGATTCTGCTACATTAATGAATAAAGGGCTAGAGGTTATTGAAGCTCACTATCTGTTTTCACTTCCGTATGAAGCAATTGATGTTATTATTCATCCTGAAAGTATTGTGCATGGCATGGTTGAGCTTGTTGACGGCACATTGCTGGCACATATGAGTATTACTGATATGGTGTATCCTATTCAGAAAGCATTGAATTATCCTGAGGTTGTTAGTAATAATTTTGGATCAGTTGATTTACTGCAGTTATCCACATTGCATTTTGCTCATCCTGATAGCACTCGCTATCCTGCACTTGGATTGTGCTATGAGGCGGGCAAAAAAGGCGGAACAGCACCAGCTGTTCTCAATGCTGCAAATGAAATTGCAGTACAGGCATTTTTGCATAAGAAAATTGCATTTACTAAAATTGTATCTGTTGTAGAAAAGGTGTTGTACAGGCACAAGTGTATTGACAACCCTGACCTTGCAGCAATTTTTGCAGCAGATGCAGAAGCACGGCAATTAGCATTAACATTTATATGA
- a CDS encoding phosphatidate cytidylyltransferase, whose amino-acid sequence MKERTRNTLIRILTAIVALPVYVFLIVTDALYSLPILLVSIIVTGVCLWEFYQIAQGETGYKPFIKAGIISAIIINIVMYSYAYGNITGIGSITLNFDVRYLLAVVMIAISVIATIHILKRPLKGGIYSLGATILGWFIIVIPYAHIMFLKPLRDGIIFIIFVHLIVMINDTGAYFGGVYFGKHKAGFKASPNKSWEGYFTGLLFGIVFAVLYSQFVETFYGRYFFSIVESAIIGIIFSIVGNIGDLLESAMKRDGAIKDSGSIIPGHGGMWDVFDSTIFAMPLFYYYLMIRGIA is encoded by the coding sequence ATGAAAGAGCGCACCCGAAATACATTAATACGGATTCTCACTGCAATTGTAGCATTGCCGGTGTATGTGTTTTTGATTGTTACTGATGCATTATATTCATTGCCAATACTTTTGGTAAGCATAATTGTTACCGGTGTGTGTTTGTGGGAATTTTATCAAATTGCCCAAGGTGAAACCGGCTACAAACCATTTATTAAAGCTGGAATTATTTCAGCAATTATCATTAACATTGTTATGTATTCGTATGCGTATGGCAACATAACTGGTATTGGTAGTATTACACTGAATTTTGATGTACGCTATTTGCTTGCTGTTGTGATGATAGCAATAAGTGTGATAGCTACAATACATATTTTAAAACGACCGTTAAAAGGTGGCATCTATTCATTAGGTGCTACTATACTGGGATGGTTTATTATTGTTATACCGTATGCTCATATAATGTTCTTAAAACCATTACGTGATGGGATTATCTTCATAATCTTTGTCCATCTCATTGTTATGATTAACGATACCGGTGCTTACTTTGGCGGAGTATATTTTGGAAAACATAAGGCAGGTTTCAAAGCATCGCCAAACAAATCATGGGAAGGGTATTTTACTGGACTTTTATTTGGCATTGTGTTTGCAGTGTTGTATAGTCAATTTGTTGAAACATTTTATGGCAGATATTTCTTCAGTATTGTTGAGTCAGCTATCATAGGGATTATCTTCAGTATTGTAGGCAATATTGGTGACTTGCTTGAATCAGCAATGAAACGCGATGGTGCCATAAAAGACTCTGGTTCAATTATTCCGGGACATGGTGGGATGTGGGATGTATTTGATTCAACAATATTTGCGATGCCATTGTTTTACTATTATCTAATGATAAGAGGAATTGCATAA